The genomic window ATTTTCTGTTTAGTCAAGCTTTTCAACTTATGGTTGAAAGCGGCTCGCTTAAGGTCCTCAAAATACTTTCTGACGCTTCCGCTATAATCTCAAAGGGTGAGGTAATGCAGTTAATGACCGAAGGAGAACCGCAAACCAGCATATCCGATTATCTGGAAGTAGTAAAAGCGAAAACAGCTATTTTATTCGCTTCAGCCTGTGAACTTGGCGCTGTAGTCTCCCAAGAGGAAGATAAGGAAATAACATTAAGAAATTTTGGTATGAATATCGGCATAGCCTTCCAGCTTGTTGATGACGCGCTTGACTATATAGCGAATGAGAAAACTTTAGGAAAAACCATAGGTGATGATTTTAGGGAGGGGAAAATAACTTTACCAGTAATACTTGCCTATGAAGCGGCAAATGATGATGAAAAACAATTCTGGATACGCACCCTCACCGACCTCAAACAAAATAACGGTGATTTAGAAAAAGCGGTGAGTCTTATTAAAAAACACGATACTATTGGCAAAACAATAGAAATGGCACAATCTTACTGTAAAAAATCTAAAGAAGAATTGGTAAAATTCCCTGAATCCTCAGAGCGTAACGCTCTATTTAATCTCGTTGATTTCTGTATAGACCGAGCATATTAACCAGCAATGAACAATGAGATTATTATAAATAATCACCAATGCCCATTGCCCATAACTTACACCTTAGACGCTATCTAGATGCACTCTTCGCCAACCTTACTAAATTGATAAACTCAGCTCTATAACCGAACTCATCGTCACCTTTCGCTGATTTGGCTAGGTCTATAACATCATCATAGCTATATGACTTTGTATAAGAATCTCCACGTAATATCTGGGCGAAAGCGGCAACAGCGGTCGCGAATCTAGAGTTGGCAGACGCATCAGCGATTCTGTCTTTCTCAACTTTGTTATCAACCGGAGTAGTAATAAGCTTGCTTTTATTACTGTCAGGAAGTTTATAGCGAATTTTTACAAAAGCATACTCATCAGAATTATCGGAATCTTTTGCGGAATCTTTCTCTTTCTTATCAACCTTCTGATACCGAGAGTCATCTATAAGCCTAGCTTTACTTCCCACTGGAATCATTTCATAAATAGCGGTAACTGAGTGCCCCGCGCCTATATCTCCAGCATCCACCTTATCATTATTAAAATCCTCACGTTTTAGCATACGTGTTTCATAACCAATAAGCCGGTACTCCACCACTTTTGTCGGATTAAACTCAATCTGAATTTTTACGTCCTTCGCGATTGGAAACAGAGTGGAACTAGCTTCCTCAACCAAAACCTTGCGAGCCTCACTGAGGCTATCAATATAAGCGGCATTACCGTTACCATTTTGCGCTAGTGTCTGCATGATAGCATCATTATAATTCCCCATACCAAATCCAAGCACAGAAAGGAATATTCCGCTATCACGCTGCCGTTCAATATAACCTTTAAGCTCTTCCTGATTAGTAATCCCAACATTGAAGTCACCATCGGTTGCTAAAATAACTCTGTTTACACCGTTTTTATCAAAATTATCCTTTGCGAGCCTATAAGCTGTTTTAATACCTTGCGCTCCAGCGGTTGAGCCACCCGCTCCTAGTGAATCGAGTATTCTTATTATTTTAGATTTATCGCTAACTTTCGTCGGCTCTAAAGCTACTCCCGCGCTTCCTGCGTAAGTTACTATTGACACTGTATCATCATCCCGCAAACCATCAAGCAGCAGCTTCATAGAGTTTTTAAGCAACGGCAATTTATTTTGATTATGCATAGAGCCGGAAGTATCAATTAAAAATACTAGATTAGAGCGTGGCTTTTCCTTATTTTCTATCTGATAGCCTTTAATCCCGATATGTAAAAGCTTAGTGTCATTATTCCATGGCGTTGGAAATACCGACATATTAGCCTTAAACGGCACTGACTTACTTTCAGGAACTTCATAATTATACGGAAAGTAATTTACCAGTTCCTCAACCCGTACCGAGTTTTTCTGCGGCAAAACATTATTATTCAGTGACGCGCGCATAAATGAGTAAGAGGAAGTGTCAACATCAATCGAGAAGGTGGAAACCGGTTCTTCTTTAGTTACCTTAACCGGATTTTCTTTTATTTCCTCAAATTTATCCCGTCCCTTGTCCTGATATGAATACCCCTGAACATCATCAACCTCATTATAAGGTGATACTTTTGATGCTGATCTTGGTGATTGTACCATAACTGAGGATGGGGCGACAGCGTCAGCAACCGCCATACCACCTAAAGAACGTGACTCTTTTCTATAAAAAGACTCTTCCGCCTCAAACGCTCTACCATCACGTTTTGCTTTTTTCATTGGAGCTACCGATGATGGAGCTGATGGAGGAGGTGCTATATCAGCCTGCAATTCTGTAGCCTGCTTATCTACATTATTAGCGGCGGATAAAGGTATCGCCCCACCTCCAGTTACCAAATTATTACCCGAATCATAATCTTTACGTTCCGACTTAGCACCAAACATTCCAAACGTAGAACCAACTGACTTCTCTTCAATAGCCAATTCTTTTTTATATTTGTCACCAAATAATAAATCGCTTGTAAGGTAAGTGCTGTTCATAAGTGTTACCGCCACCACCGCGACACAAACACCACCGGCTGCCATATATGCTTTTTTCATGGAATATTCTCCTTTTATTGTCTTACAGATATTTTCATAAACAGTTTTCACTGTATCCATAAGACGACTAGAAGAAGTATTTCCTTGGTGATTTTTTGAGTATTTTTTATCAAACTCCGTCATTGCCTTTGAAATAGCGGCGTTTTTTGCCGAATCCGTAGGTTTTGGCGACTCACTTTTGCGCAGAGAATCTATTATATCATCAAGCTTATCACTCATAATAACCATCCACCGCTTTTTTCAAATATTTGCGTACCTCGCTCATCCGCCATGAAATAGTTGACTCAGCGCATCCTAATATCCTACCAACCTCAGCATGATTTAATTCCTCAGCGATAACCAGCAATGCCGTCTCTCTTAAAGGCTCATCAAGAGTATTTATCTGCCGATATAACCATGCTACCTTGCTGTTTGTATCATCTTTATCCAGCTTCTCATTACCATCAAACTCAATATATTTCTTCTCAAGACTACGATGATTGCTATTTTTCTTACAAAAATCACGGCATGAGTTAACCACTACCCGATACAACCAAGTAGAAAAACTACTCCTACCATCAAATTTACTCAGTTTATGAACCAATCCCACGCACACCTCCTGCGCAATATCCTCAGCGTCATGAGAGTCGCCTAAAAAACGATACGCTACACGATAAACCATATCATAATTACGCTCCAGCAACACATTAAAGGATAACGCGTCACCCTTTTTTGCTTGCTCAATAAGTGTTTCCTCATTATCCATATATAACAATTATATAATAATTAGACGATTCATAACCGTAATTCCTTGGCAATCCTTTAACTTACCGAAGATGCTTCTTCAACTGCCTTTTCTACAGCCTCTTCTGATAATTCATTTTCCTCTTTCTCTTTCCTTGACAATATAATAACCGCTGTTCCTGCCATTTTATCATGCCATCCTTGACGTCTTTTATCAAAACCAATCCATATTATTCCTAAAAAAAACACAGAACATGAAACAATATAGCCAAGACTCCTAATTATAATTTGTCGGCTATTTATTGGTTTTTCAGTATTTACATCAACTATTCTCATTCCAAGCAATAACTTACCCGGTGTCGCTGACCAAAATTTCCAACAAATAGCCGAAACCAATAACAAAATACCAGATTGTAAGAAAAACTCCGCCATTTTCCCACTTTCTATAAATAATTTTATAAACTCAGAAATTTTTGGCTCCATAGAAGATAATTCATTAATACTAACCTCACGAACATTAACCATTAACCCTACAAATAAGTTCATAATCGGCGCTAGCGTAAAAGTAGCGATAACCGTATCTATGGTCACAGCTAACATCCTACGATTAATAGTGGCGTATTTTTTATATTTAGGATCCGGCAACCCAAGCACCTTAAACGGATCAAACGGTAGCATATCCTCTATTTTTTTTACTTCACGTTTTTTATCACCAGCGTTGATAGAACTGCCTTTATTATCACTTCCATTTCTATTATTACTCATGATAATATTCCATTTAATTGAATTATCTCTTGTGGATTAACAGCATAGCCTCTTTGATAGCTAATAGTAATAATAGAAGTTTTCACTGATATAAAGTTGCTTATAGTAGATACCGTATCTTTCAAATCAACCTCACTATTTTTGGACTCATTAATTATCAAATAATCTGTATTTATACCAACCGATTGTAAACCTCGTAACGCTGTCAAGCAATGGCTTATAGATCCCAAATAGCTACCAGCTACTAATATAATTTTCCATCCACTCAGTTCCTTTATCCAGTCCATAACTGTACTACTCTCATTCAGTGGAACCATCACCCCACCTACTCCCTCAACCAATATGACATCCGCGTCCATAGATTCTTTCTGCCTGCAAAACTCCACCAAATCTTTAACTTCTATTCTTTTACCCTCTTTTTCCGCTGCCATATTAGGAGAAAGCGGAGCTACAAAACGATATGGTGATACCATATTTATATTTTTATCATCAAATATGAGACCTAAACTTTTTAGTATAACAGCACTATCACTATTTTTTTTGGTTTCATCATCACGATCATCATAACCACTTATTACTGGCTTAAAAGCGGCGACATTTTTACCTGATTCTTTTAACTGACGACACAAAGCGGCGGTAATAAAAGTTTTGCCAATGCCAGTTCCAACAGATGTAATAAAAAATTTCTTCATATTGTTTCTCTTAGTAACTAGACTGCCTAGTCCCTAGAACCTAGTCCCTAGAACCTAGCTCCTAGTCCCTATTTACAATCTACTTCTCAAAAACCATAGTCATAACATTCCAACTAAGCGGATATTTCCCATCTTCTATCTCATAAGAATTCTTCAATTTTTCTAATTGTCTTGGAGTCATCAAACCTTTACGACGGTTTAATAATTTATTACCAGCGCCTATATTTTTTATTGAACGCAGCACAGACATAACATCATCATATGACTCAACATATCTATTCTCATCATTAACTTCCAGCACCACCCCACCCAAATGCGCTACCGTATTAAGCAATAACTCAGATGGAACAAACTTGCTTATATGTGGAAATGAGTCAATCTCAGCGAAAGCTTTTTCTAACTCGCTAATAGTACCATCCACGAAGCTAGTGATAACCGCCATTCCTTCTGGTTTTAATATCCGCAAAATTTCTGAAATAAATTGCTTTGGATTATCAACCCACTGCATAACTAGAGAAGAAAAAACTCCGTCAAAAGATGAATCAGCAAATGGCAGCATCTCAGCATCAGCATTTATCACCATCGCGCCTTTTTCCGCTGACTTTTTACACATACCATAAGCGATGTCTACACCTGTTACCCACCAGCCATTATCCAATTTTTTAACCTCATCGTAAAAAGCCGCCGTACCGCAGCCAATATCAAGAATACGTGAATTATCTGGAAAATATGTTTCGGCTATACTGATCGTCTCATCTCGTATAATTTTCTGCAGTTGCGCTTTCTCATCATAGCTAGCGGCCGCACTACCAAAATCTGCCTTAATATAATTTTTATCAAACATTTATTTTTCTGTTATGTATTTCTCTACTTGTTTTTTTACAAACTCACTATCATGCCAGTGTGGAGCGTGACCAGCACCATTCATTACTATGTGCTTTGTTTCACCCATCCTTTTAACAAATTCGTCAGACTGCGCGAAATCAACCACCTTATCATTAACCCCGTGTATAATAAGTGATGCTGGCAATTTGTCAAAATCAAGACTATCGCAATTAAACCTCTCAAGCTCATCAAGCCAATAAAGCCAGTTTTTCTTCAATATAAGCGACTTATCATAAATATTCAGCCATTCTTTTACTTCAACTTCCCTCTCATCATCAAGACTTATAAGTCCCCATGCTTTAGTAAGCGTTCTTGGTGAATTACGACTATAATTTTCTCTGAATTTAACAAACTGATCTGCTGGCATACCAACATTATCATTACTTACAAAACTAAATGGTGTCGCTATAAGTACCATCTTATCAGTTTTTATCACACCATTAGCTAACGCTCTTACTAATATCTGTCCACCAAGTGACCAGCCAATAACAGCGTCATATTCCCTACCTATTATTACTATCTCCTCCATCACCTGCTCAACATTATCATAAACGGAATAATCAAAATGCACTGCTTGCGGAACAATAGATGATAAAGCGTCATGAGCCTGCCCCCAGCCACTTAGCGCGAGTATATTCATATCCATCCCTGCTTTTTTATAACGTTACATAGTCTTACAATCTGTTCTTCATTATGCAACGCTGAGAATGTAAAGCGCAACCTAGCGGTATTTTCTGGCACTGTCGGCGGGCGAATAGCACTTACTAAAA from Rickettsiales bacterium includes these protein-coding regions:
- a CDS encoding RDD family protein, whose translation is MSNNRNGSDNKGSSINAGDKKREVKKIEDMLPFDPFKVLGLPDPKYKKYATINRRMLAVTIDTVIATFTLAPIMNLFVGLMVNVREVSINELSSMEPKISEFIKLFIESGKMAEFFLQSGILLLVSAICWKFWSATPGKLLLGMRIVDVNTEKPINSRQIIIRSLGYIVSCSVFFLGIIWIGFDKRRQGWHDKMAGTAVIILSRKEKEENELSEEAVEKAVEEASSVS
- a CDS encoding alpha/beta hydrolase, yielding MNILALSGWGQAHDALSSIVPQAVHFDYSVYDNVEQVMEEIVIIGREYDAVIGWSLGGQILVRALANGVIKTDKMVLIATPFSFVSNDNVGMPADQFVKFRENYSRNSPRTLTKAWGLISLDDEREVEVKEWLNIYDKSLILKKNWLYWLDELERFNCDSLDFDKLPASLIIHGVNDKVVDFAQSDEFVKRMGETKHIVMNGAGHAPHWHDSEFVKKQVEKYITEK
- a CDS encoding methyltransferase domain-containing protein is translated as MFDKNYIKADFGSAAASYDEKAQLQKIIRDETISIAETYFPDNSRILDIGCGTAAFYDEVKKLDNGWWVTGVDIAYGMCKKSAEKGAMVINADAEMLPFADSSFDGVFSSLVMQWVDNPKQFISEILRILKPEGMAVITSFVDGTISELEKAFAEIDSFPHISKFVPSELLLNTVAHLGGVVLEVNDENRYVESYDDVMSVLRSIKNIGAGNKLLNRRKGLMTPRQLEKLKNSYEIEDGKYPLSWNVMTMVFEK
- a CDS encoding RNA polymerase sigma factor, which codes for MDNEETLIEQAKKGDALSFNVLLERNYDMVYRVAYRFLGDSHDAEDIAQEVCVGLVHKLSKFDGRSSFSTWLYRVVVNSCRDFCKKNSNHRSLEKKYIEFDGNEKLDKDDTNSKVAWLYRQINTLDEPLRETALLVIAEELNHAEVGRILGCAESTISWRMSEVRKYLKKAVDGYYE
- a CDS encoding polyprenyl synthetase family protein, which translates into the protein MTTQATTVASKSSNQTLLDELYSLINNDLDKANKLILSRVNDEIPLITDIVNHIISSGGKRIRPALTLICSKLCGYEGDTHIPLSAAVEFIHTATLLHDDVVDESKLRRGIATSNEIFGNKASVLVGDFLFSQAFQLMVESGSLKVLKILSDASAIISKGEVMQLMTEGEPQTSISDYLEVVKAKTAILFASACELGAVVSQEEDKEITLRNFGMNIGIAFQLVDDALDYIANEKTLGKTIGDDFREGKITLPVILAYEAANDDEKQFWIRTLTDLKQNNGDLEKAVSLIKKHDTIGKTIEMAQSYCKKSKEELVKFPESSERNALFNLVDFCIDRAY
- a CDS encoding VWA domain-containing protein, coding for MSDKLDDIIDSLRKSESPKPTDSAKNAAISKAMTEFDKKYSKNHQGNTSSSRLMDTVKTVYENICKTIKGEYSMKKAYMAAGGVCVAVVAVTLMNSTYLTSDLLFGDKYKKELAIEEKSVGSTFGMFGAKSERKDYDSGNNLVTGGGAIPLSAANNVDKQATELQADIAPPPSAPSSVAPMKKAKRDGRAFEAEESFYRKESRSLGGMAVADAVAPSSVMVQSPRSASKVSPYNEVDDVQGYSYQDKGRDKFEEIKENPVKVTKEEPVSTFSIDVDTSSYSFMRASLNNNVLPQKNSVRVEELVNYFPYNYEVPESKSVPFKANMSVFPTPWNNDTKLLHIGIKGYQIENKEKPRSNLVFLIDTSGSMHNQNKLPLLKNSMKLLLDGLRDDDTVSIVTYAGSAGVALEPTKVSDKSKIIRILDSLGAGGSTAGAQGIKTAYRLAKDNFDKNGVNRVILATDGDFNVGITNQEELKGYIERQRDSGIFLSVLGFGMGNYNDAIMQTLAQNGNGNAAYIDSLSEARKVLVEEASSTLFPIAKDVKIQIEFNPTKVVEYRLIGYETRMLKREDFNNDKVDAGDIGAGHSVTAIYEMIPVGSKARLIDDSRYQKVDKKEKDSAKDSDNSDEYAFVKIRYKLPDSNKSKLITTPVDNKVEKDRIADASANSRFATAVAAFAQILRGDSYTKSYSYDDVIDLAKSAKGDDEFGYRAEFINLVRLAKSASR
- the bioD gene encoding dethiobiotin synthase is translated as MKKFFITSVGTGIGKTFITAALCRQLKESGKNVAAFKPVISGYDDRDDETKKNSDSAVILKSLGLIFDDKNINMVSPYRFVAPLSPNMAAEKEGKRIEVKDLVEFCRQKESMDADVILVEGVGGVMVPLNESSTVMDWIKELSGWKIILVAGSYLGSISHCLTALRGLQSVGINTDYLIINESKNSEVDLKDTVSTISNFISVKTSIITISYQRGYAVNPQEIIQLNGILS